One region of Pseudomonadota bacterium genomic DNA includes:
- a CDS encoding AraC family transcriptional regulator, which produces MHERIERLLPHAETSHTEHGLTYLVDGWFRMEHGTEIKAEPGSITVVPAGAPHRPIEGRNVEYWLVAFCASCVQLDEGQLLMSPFRKVRRGALPVVVIPRSRRRRVRQLLRELRDECERNAPESRELVRSLLLLLLGEIRRAMTATQIAGPDGALVSQALEFVQQRCLDRISLKDVAAAVHRTPAHVASSVKKSTGYSVGEWINSGRVGEAANRLVHTDDTLDEIANRVGWRDKTHLIRQFRKVYGATPAAWRKRHRPSHAAPRAAGLK; this is translated from the coding sequence ATGCACGAAAGAATCGAGCGATTGCTTCCGCATGCCGAAACCTCGCACACCGAACATGGCCTCACGTACCTGGTCGACGGCTGGTTTCGCATGGAGCACGGCACGGAGATCAAAGCCGAGCCGGGCTCCATCACCGTCGTGCCGGCAGGTGCTCCCCACCGACCGATCGAAGGTCGGAACGTGGAGTACTGGCTCGTCGCATTCTGTGCGAGCTGTGTCCAGCTCGACGAGGGCCAGCTTCTGATGAGCCCGTTCCGCAAGGTGCGGCGGGGAGCGCTGCCCGTCGTGGTGATCCCGAGGTCTCGACGGCGGCGCGTGCGCCAGCTTCTTCGCGAGCTACGGGATGAATGCGAGCGCAACGCACCGGAGTCACGGGAGCTCGTGCGCAGCCTGTTGCTGCTGCTTCTAGGAGAGATACGCCGTGCCATGACTGCAACCCAGATAGCGGGTCCCGATGGCGCGTTGGTTTCTCAGGCCCTCGAGTTCGTGCAGCAGCGATGCCTCGATCGGATTTCGCTCAAGGACGTAGCCGCTGCCGTGCACCGGACGCCCGCCCATGTTGCCTCCAGCGTGAAGAAGTCCACGGGCTATTCGGTGGGCGAATGGATCAACTCGGGCCGTGTCGGCGAAGCCGCCAACCGGCTCGTGCACACCGACGATACGCTGGACGAGATTGCGAACCGGGTGGGCTGGCGAGATAAGACACACCTGATTCGCCAATTCCGCAAGGTTTATGGGGCCACGCCCGCGGCCTGGCGCAAACGTCACCGGCCGTCGCACGCTGCGCCAAGAGCCGCTGGGCTCAAGTGA
- a CDS encoding SDR family oxidoreductase encodes MTSLENKVAVVTGGGTGIGRASAEALLADGAKVVVTGRREEPLKQFAAQHPEQISYLRADVARSGDAKKVIDSVIERHGRLDVLVNNAGIGFMKPLAETSDDEIGHLLSVNVAGLLAFSREALGALGKTGGSIINISSTIATAVMPAMVAYGGTKAAVEHITRLLAAEVGPQGIRVNAVAPGATETDMTRGAMSGEMRDAITSQTPLGRFGQPADIGSVVAWLAGPGAAWVTGQCVAASGGLML; translated from the coding sequence ATGACGAGTCTGGAAAACAAGGTAGCGGTGGTTACCGGTGGCGGTACCGGCATCGGGCGCGCAAGCGCCGAGGCGCTGCTCGCAGATGGAGCCAAGGTAGTCGTGACGGGACGGCGTGAGGAACCGCTCAAGCAATTCGCTGCCCAGCATCCCGAGCAAATCAGCTACCTGCGGGCCGATGTCGCCAGATCGGGCGACGCCAAGAAGGTCATCGATTCCGTGATCGAGCGCCACGGCCGGCTGGACGTGCTCGTGAACAACGCCGGCATCGGCTTCATGAAACCCCTGGCCGAGACCAGCGACGACGAAATCGGCCATCTCCTGAGCGTCAACGTGGCCGGGCTGCTTGCCTTCAGCCGCGAGGCACTTGGTGCCCTAGGAAAGACCGGAGGCAGCATCATCAACATCTCGTCCACGATCGCAACCGCCGTCATGCCTGCGATGGTGGCGTATGGAGGCACCAAGGCCGCCGTGGAGCACATCACCCGGCTGCTCGCCGCCGAAGTCGGCCCACAGGGCATCCGAGTCAACGCAGTCGCTCCGGGCGCCACCGAAACGGACATGACCCGTGGCGCTATGAGCGGTGAGATGCGTGACGCGATCACGAGCCAGACTCCGCTAGGACGCTTTGGACAGCCTGCGGATATCGGAAGCGTGGTGGCCTGGCTGGCAGGACCCGGCGCCGCCTGGGTCACCGGCCAGTGCGTTGCCGCAAGCGGCGGTCTCATGTTGTAG
- a CDS encoding class I SAM-dependent methyltransferase, with protein sequence MRSSKDRPIHSQSGLYSRGTVAASLNAMEHHHAHEFEWNDIYAGDGSDYQEPDPQIVEAVAALAPGRALDVGCGAGGLVVALLRRGWQVTGIDIAPKAIAATQAALDARQLQAELHVADAAVWQPPDRYDLITNSFALPDEKADQLELYRTIQAALAPGGTVLIKDFDASMKRHKVFSRYHCPSLDELLAAFAELEIVRAEVVETPQHDHGEGRASSDEPWTAAFLHASKPKAG encoded by the coding sequence ATGCGCTCATCCAAAGATCGGCCGATCCATTCCCAATCAGGGCTCTACTCGCGAGGCACGGTAGCCGCTAGCCTGAACGCCATGGAACACCATCATGCTCATGAATTCGAATGGAACGATATCTACGCGGGCGATGGCAGCGACTACCAAGAGCCGGACCCGCAAATCGTCGAAGCCGTTGCTGCTCTTGCGCCGGGACGTGCTCTGGATGTGGGTTGTGGCGCCGGGGGGTTGGTTGTTGCGCTGCTGCGGCGAGGCTGGCAGGTGACGGGCATCGATATCGCACCCAAAGCCATTGCGGCGACCCAAGCCGCACTCGACGCCCGCCAGCTGCAAGCGGAGCTGCACGTCGCCGATGCCGCCGTCTGGCAGCCACCGGACCGGTACGACCTGATCACCAACAGTTTCGCCCTGCCGGACGAGAAAGCCGATCAGCTCGAGCTCTACCGAACGATCCAGGCCGCCCTGGCCCCGGGCGGCACGGTGTTGATCAAGGACTTCGACGCGTCCATGAAACGCCACAAGGTCTTTTCGAGGTATCATTGCCCGTCGCTGGACGAGCTGCTCGCCGCGTTCGCTGAGCTGGAAATCGTCCGGGCGGAAGTGGTCGAGACCCCTCAGCACGATCATGGCGAAGGCCGTGCGAGCAGCGACGAGCCGTGGACGGCTGCGTTTCTGCATGCGAGCAAGCCAAAGGCAGGGTAA